The following proteins come from a genomic window of Gemmatimonadota bacterium:
- a CDS encoding cupin domain-containing protein, producing the protein MPFQVFDYRRDITNMLVTPQIRSRFLKMEVGQFNQSHTHDLGHEIFLILQGQAEFDIEGHKEVLGPGQMCIALTDEAHTVRNVGDDEVIMYLSVTPHILPTHTYWTAEGEKEPPRFADSFSYDQEPDLGVDAGARADEHLQSVEDFVARVEQTAETQREQVAAFKKAFAEGDREAAFKARDAMWDALYPMFKAVHDLAVVWNAFAHRTVDEV; encoded by the coding sequence ATGCCATTTCAAGTTTTTGACTATCGCAGGGATATTACCAATATGCTGGTGACACCCCAGATTCGTTCGCGGTTTTTGAAGATGGAGGTGGGGCAGTTCAATCAGAGCCATACGCACGATTTGGGGCACGAGATTTTTCTGATTTTACAAGGGCAGGCAGAGTTTGATATCGAAGGGCACAAGGAGGTGTTGGGGCCCGGGCAGATGTGTATTGCACTGACAGATGAGGCGCATACGGTGCGAAATGTGGGCGATGATGAGGTGATTATGTATTTGTCGGTGACACCGCATATTTTGCCTACGCATACGTATTGGACAGCAGAGGGGGAGAAGGAACCGCCGCGATTTGCGGATTCTTTTTCTTATGATCAGGAGCCAGATTTGGGTGTTGATGCAGGCGCAAGAGCAGATGAACATCTGCAGTCTGTGGAGGATTTTGTCGCGCGCGTAGAACAGACAGCAGAGACGCAGCGCGAGCAGGTTGCGGCTTTTAAGAAGGCATTCGCAGAGGGCGATAGGGAAGCCGCATTCAAAGCGCGAGATGCGATGTGGGATGCGCTTTATCCGATGTTTAAGGCCGTTCACGATCTGGCTGTTGTGTGGAATGCTTTCGCGCATCGGACGGTGGATGAAGTGTGA